Proteins co-encoded in one Populus trichocarpa isolate Nisqually-1 chromosome 10, P.trichocarpa_v4.1, whole genome shotgun sequence genomic window:
- the LOC7475387 gene encoding chromatin structure-remodeling complex protein SYD isoform X37 encodes MQLEQGGSLSSAHESLTSRCMWNQNKAGLPLERSQVPRFSSNAVSGNATAEIPLQQSAISSLGSSAFSKVHGGMPATSYPAGPMGEPGFAGLVQYGGSEHQKHGLAKGAVASSAEKTSEGFFSANRVDDFPTSLSTGKILENDGGSSNMFAESNKIIQGGRQSSNSELTMIRSTPPRDVGKSPVSQGSVSPGMPFNEQQLRQLRAQCLVFLAFRNVLPPKKLHLDIALGNVVPKDGGTLDGPRKELTDHKGKAQSSNEPTNIPELLMPCGRLNNAKEFDKVLPGLGGRFLDENCASKEADKLKMMEDKSGLPSDPSMLADERKYLYSTRKLDAEIQRQEAVESQAVFTTAMQQPDSARGGLPLSNPVDSMGNAFLQVGKTDHASSATFINKQAIPEAVSWTRIGSQSLPSGSIQLGLVPDRKDNAPSQFHILGNSNASEQDDDDKSAASTDSPPSPKYTMLEKWIMDQQRKKLLTEQGWVLKQQKTKQRIATCFDKLKETVSSSEDISAKTKIVIELKKLQLLELQRRLRSNFLNDFFKPITNDMDRLKSYKKHKHGRRIKQLERYEQKMKEERQKRIRERQKEFFAEIEVHKERLEDVFKIKRERWKGFNKYVKEFHKRKERTHREKIDRIQREKINLLKINDVEGYLRMVQDAKSDRVKQLLKETEKYLQKLGSKLQEAKSMASRFENDMDESRHAAVVEKNETSVENEDESDQAKHYMESNEKYYLMAHSVKESIAEQPTCLLGGKLREYQMNGLRWLVSLYNNHLNGILADEMGLGKTVQVISLICYLMETKNDRGPFLVVVPSSVLPGWETEINFWAPGIHKIVYSGPPEERRRLFKEKIVHQKFNVLLTTYEYLMNKHDRPKLSKIHWRYIIIDEGHRIKNASCKLNADLRHYQSSHRLLLTGTPLQNNLEELWALLNFLLPNIFNSAEDFSQWFNKPFESNGDNSADEALLSEEENLLIINRLHQVLRPFVLRRLKHKVENQLPEKIERLVRCEASAYQKLLMKRVEENLGSIGNSKARTVHNSVMELRNICNHPYLSQLHADEVDTLIPKHFLPPIIRLCGKLEMLDRLLPKLKATDHRVLFFSTMTRLLDVMEEYLTWKQYRYLRLDGHTSGGDRGSLIDRFNQQDSPYFIFLLSIRAGGVGVNLQAADTVIIFDTDWNPQVDLQAQARAHRIGQKRDVLVLRFETVQTVEEQVRASAEHKLGVANQSITAGFFDNNTSAEDRREYLESLLRECKKEEAAPVLDDDALNDLLARSESEIDVFESVDKQRRHQEMATWKSLLSGQGMDALEPLPPLPSRLVTDDDLKALYEAMKLYDMPKAGAESNAGAKRKGQHVGGLDAKHYGRGKRAREVRSYEEQWTEEEFEKMCQAESPDSPKVKEETGERNLPKEASGSLLAIGCTEPQAPPQLPPLPPPVEPLLLQQSKEVTPPSKRGRGRPRRATSDKSPAAMVLSVPPETGKVDVELQKGIESGSSKTSPLDSSPVPNLEGNSGATPHLGSRIAPSAQPTTPVSVALSSQITTAPLSVPLQSRGRGRKVQGAVQTPRRRGKNQVAVSPTTSSSAVPDPNINDQSQNVSVNPSVIAMGGTVSSAPMPQHPTNFPAAAAAAVEGISAATHHSGPGTALDSQPNPPNPSISPTIQSIVPSSSVPMQVKGQNRKTQSGTETTRRKGKKEVPVSPSVPDASDSQLSKSNPTLSQDKSGESGSKAIFMVSNQQNDALDRDVNQEQVSQEVGQDKKATELLDDVAQHRQPASTLTTHDGITRSMACAGSSGQIHGVDMHDVASVTKEVSAVNSSSKAKVLEVSGSESGVILSTPQLSKRFAEVVQNQSSEDNPSPVVYPATESLLHSATVEGVCKTVHQLAPKITSSSQPISSYPSVTPVFQSNTPEAMQVKRQGHKAPTRGEAPRRRGKKQGSISPAVDATIGQDPIVNPQMQMQNKSRDSLGSKVISLRSAQGNELKELKNVVQEAHIPSGLVGQDPKRKEASGILAVGRIQTADVTDVARVMKEIFSETCSSKNKIGDSSTVEVRSAPVSSKMSVEVAKNQSSEGKALSAVSILEATLPVMGSSNDDSKQPGSGDGVKMEGDHTPALGKAPTSEINPSMLEIKTSHGPVEKMRELIRASTENPVMGSNMEVNHSVLDAGDRDNITSQRPAPEGLLGDGGDPPMVTLSVSDVTEHPRSDSGYRTQASKASPKFSPHVSLGNRTISIKPDYTDYFSLGTVTPVADHSDSRNILSVADSVSRSSNKPSVKESLDSSLEIRDDEAKTHIQSGVDITKVEGEEVCKMQIDPAVSEASSLKYLSSSNKIEPNSSAAGASHRKDAFSQFGGIVLQNISPLRGNTYGPCENDLVGSSVAVEEPHKTEAGNKAEYSQVGAFVPKDLSENMVLPSSPLAREEEKDSRPFEQGLAGSSIEPETSKGFEAQMASKMDVSNANVIIPEIRPEHMVLPQSFLEAEENINGILENDAACCLVVPEGAKGSEVENDDQMGAQKVSDSVQEIVDPLPSSLVIEEDQVEGSSEKGALCFSVIVQNSGGSEAEAGKQLDASHAETLVRENVSENMVSPRSSLVSEAPVVEGSSEQDIFGFSVVLETSKGSATNNEVQVNPSQVDGVVPETKTGIWMQESEIARSSEKHQDDSSVAKQSKPSAIEEGSQMIVSEVGGIVHETSLENSCVPSVSETKAENANCLYEKSSHCVLLALEEAKQSETESSNQLAVSDFPMTGPENSLENICQSSCSLTMEADKIEGSSKKSSCDISVAMEESKKFEKENDESHVGSKECEESQVVGTSFEHTQVGSIGPEETSGNTDKSSYSSEMQEGKIEGSSQNIPEESNRSEAETDDQTQYGGMALANMSENIEGSYSSGMQEDKIKGSSLNVPEESNRLEAETDDQTQFGGMTLAKMSEKIEGSSLNVPEESNRSEAEIDDQAQCGGMALANMPEKIESISFSGMQEDKIEGSSLNVPESNRLEAETDDRTQFGGMALAKMSEKIEGSSLNVPEESNRSEAEIDDQAQCGGMAVANMPEKIEGLSSSGMQEDKIEGSSLNFPESNRLEAETDDQTQFCGMALAKMSEKIEGSCLNVSEESKRSEAETNDQAQCGGMAQANMPEKIEDVSFSGMQEDKIEGSSQNVPESNRSEAETDNQTQFGGMALAKMLEKIEGSSLNVQEESNRSEAETNDQAQCGGMALANMPEKIEDLSSSGMQEDKIKGSSLNVPEESKRQEAETVTDDETQCDGMAPANMLPSSSLLEEKTDVLSEKDPAE; translated from the exons ATGCAGTTAGAG CAAGGGGGTTCTCTTTCATCTGCACATGAAAGTCTCACTTCCAGGTGTATGTGGAATCAAAATAAAGCAGGGTTACCCCTTGAAAGATCTCAAGTTCCAAGGTTCTCTTCGAATGCTGTTTCTGGTAATGCAACAGCAGAAATTCCATTGCAGCAGTCAGCAATTTCATCTCTTGGATCAA GTGCTTTTAGCAAGGTTCATGGAGGGATGCCTGCCACTTCATATCCAGCAGGGCCCATGGGGGAGCCAGGGTTTGCAGGTCTAGTGCAATATGGTGGTTCTGAACATCAGAAACATGGATTGGCAAAGGGTGCTGTAGCTAGTTCTGCTGAGAAAACCTCAGAAGGATTTTTTTCTGCTAACCGTGTGGATGACTTTCCCACTTCACTTTCAACTGGAAAGATTTTAGAAAATGATGGAGGAAGTTCAAACATGTTTGCAGAGTCAAATAAAATTATCCAG GGTGGCAGGCAATCTAGTAATTCAGAATTGACAATGATTAGATCAACACCTCCTAGAGATGTTGGAAAATCTCCTGTTTCCCAGGGTTCTGTCTCTCCTGGCATGCCTTTCAATGAACAACAGCTGAGACAGCTCAGAGCTCAGTGCCTTGTCTTTTTAGCATTCAG AAATGTTTTGCCGCCAAAGAAACTTCATCTGGATATAGCACTTGGAAATGTTGTTCCTAAAGATG GTGGCACTTTGGATGGTCCTCGCAAAGAGCTGACTGATCATAAAGGAAAGGCACAATCTTCTAATGAGCCAACCAATATTCCTGAACTTTTAATGCCATGTGGAAGGCTGAATAATGCAAAGGAATTTGATAAAGTGCTTCCCGGTTTGGGGGGAAGATTCTTGGATGAAAACTGTGCATCCAAAGAAGCTGATAAACTTAAAATGATGGAGGACAAAAGTGGTCTACCTTCTGACCCCTCGATGCTTGCAGATGAAAGGAAATATCTGTACTCCACAAGGAAACTGGATGCTGAAATACAAAGGCAGGAAGCAGTGGAATCGCAGGCAGTTTTCACCACTGCAATGCAGCAGCCTGATTCAGCAAGGGGTGGTTTACCCTTGAGTAACCCTGTGGACAGCATGGGGAATGCCTTTCTTCAAGTTGGAAAAACTGACCATGCTTCTTCTGCAACATTCATAAATAAGCAGGCAATCCCTGAGGCAGTTAGCTGGACTAGAATTGGCAGTCAATCCCTACCATCCGGCTCCATTCAGCTCGGATTGGTTCCAGACAGAAAAGATAATGCTCCTAGTCAGTTTCACATTCTTGGCAATAGTAATGCTTCAG AacaagatgatgatgataagtCAGCCGCTTCTACTGATTCACCACCTTCTCCAAAGTACACCATGTTAGAGAAATGGATTATGGATCAGCAGAGGAAGAAACTTTTAACCGAGCAAGGTTGGGTTCTAAAACagcagaaaacaaaacaaagaattgCCACTTGTTTTGACAAGTTAAAG GAAACTGTTAGCTCGTCTGAAGACATATCTGCAAAAACCAAAATTgtaatagaattgaaaaagcttCAGCTCTTGGAGCTTCAACGCCGTCTAAGGAG TAATtttctcaatgatttttttaagccCATCACAAATGACATGGATCGTTTGAAATCATATAAGAAACATAAGCATGGCAGGAGGATCAAACAACTTGAAAGGTATGAGCAGAAAATGAAGGAAGAACGACAAAAGAGGATACGTGAGAGGCAGAAGGAGTTCTTTGCTGAGATAGAAGTTCACAA GGAAAGACTGGAAGATGTGTTTAAGATTAAGAGAGAACGCtggaaaggtttcaataaataTGTCAAAGAGTTCCATAAAAGGAAGGAGCGTACCCATCGGGAGAAGATTGACAGAATCCAGCGTGAGaagattaatttattgaaaatcaatGATGTTGAGGGGTATCTGCGAATGGTGCAG GATGCAAAATCAGACCGTGTTAAGCAACTGCTGAAAGAGACGGAGAAGTATCTTCAAAAGCTGGGATCCAAGCTACAGGAAGCTAAGTCTATGGCAAGCCGATTTGAGAATGATATGGATGAGTCACGGCATGCTGCTGTTGTTGAGAAGAATGAAACTTCTGTTGAGAATGAAGATGAAAGTGACCAGGCCAAG CATTACATGGAAAGCAATGAGAAGTACTATTTGATGGCTCATAG TGTAAAAGAAAGCATTGCAGAACAGCCAACATGTCTCCTGGGCGGAAAATTAAGGGA GTATCAGATGAATGGACTAAGGTGGTTGGTTTCACTATACAACAATCATTTGAATGGCATTCTTGCTGATGAAATGGGTCTTGGGAAAACTGTTCAg GTTATTTCTCTAATTTGCTACCTGAtggaaacaaaaaatgataGAGGGCCTTTCTTGGTGGTTGTACCTTCTTCAGTTTTACCTGGCTGGGAGACTGAAATCAATTTCTGGGCACCTGGAATCCACAAAATTGTCTATTCTGGGCCTCCGGAGGAGAGGCGCAGGCTATTTAA gGAAAAGATTGTGCATCAAAAATTCAATGTCCTTCTGACAACGTATGAATATCTGATGAACAAACACGATAGACCGAAACTGAGCAAGATACATTGGCgatatataataattgatgaaGGCCATCGCATAAAGAATGCTTCTTGCAAATTGAATGCTGACTTGAGGCATTATCAGAGTTCTCACAGGTTGTTATTAACTGGAACACCACTACAG AACAATCTTGAGGAATTGTGGGCACTACTCAACTTTTTGCTACCTAACATATTTAACTCAGCAGAGGATTTTTCTCAGTGGTTCAACAAACCATTTGAGAGTAATGGTGATAATTCAGCCGATGAA GCCTTACTTTCCGAGGAGGAAAATTTGTTGATCATAAACCGTCTCCACCAAGTTCTTCGACCATTTGTACTTCGGAGACTGAAACACAAG GTTGAGAATCAACTGCCTGAGAAGATTGAGAGACTTGTTCGGTGTGAGGCTTCTGCATATCAGAAGCTTCTTATGAAGAGAGTAGAAGAGAATCTTGGTTCAATTGGAAATTCAAAG GCTCGAACAGTGCACAACTCAGTTATGGAGCTTCGTAACATATGCAATCATCCATACCTTAGCCAGCTTCATGCGGATGAG GTTGATACTTTGATACCTAAGCATTTTCTGCCACCAATTATTAGACTTTGTGGAAAGCTTGAGATGCTAGATCGTTTGCTACCCAAATTGAAAGCAACAGACCATCGG gttcttttcttttccacaaTGACCAGGCTGCTTGATGTTATGGAGGAGTATCTCACTTGGAAACAGTATCGATACCTTCGCTTGGATGGTCATACCTCTGGAGGTGACCGTGGTTCACTCATTGACCGTTTTAACCAACAAGATTctccatattttattttcttgctcag CATTCGGGCTGGTGGTGTTGGAGTGAACCTTCAAGCTGCTGATACTGTGATCATATTTGATACTGATTGGAATCCTCAG GTTGATCTTCAAGCTCAAGCAAGGGCTCATAGGATTGGCCAGAAGAGGGATGTGCTTGTTCTTCGATTTGAAACA GTCCAAACTGTTGAAGAACAAGTCAGAGCTTCTGCTGAGCATAAACTGGGAGTTGCTAATCAGAGCATTACTGCTGGTTTCTTTGACAATAATACAAG TGCAGAAGATCGAAGGGAATACTTGGAGTCCCTTCTGCGTGAATGCAAGAAAGAGGAGGCTGCCCCTGTTTTAGATGATGATGCTCTAAATGATCTCTTAGCTCGCAG TGAATCAGAGATTGATGTATTTGAATCAGTTGACAAACAAAGGCGGCATCAAGAGATG GCAACATGGAAGAGTTTGTTATCGGGTCAAGGGATGGATGCTTTGGAACCTCTACCACCTTTGCCTTCACGCCTTGTAACAGATGATGACTTGAAAGCACTCTATGAAGCAATGAAGTTGTATGATATGCCAAAGGCTGGGGCAGAATCCAATGCAGGGGCGAAGCGTAAGGGGCAGCATGTTGGGGGCCTTGATGCTAAACATTATGGAAGGGGCAAACGAGCTAGAGAG GTACGCTCTTATGAAGAGCAATGGACAGAAGAGGAATTTGAGAAGATGTGTCAGGCTGAATCTCCAGACTCTCCTAAGGTGAAAGAAGAAACAGGAGAGAGGAACTTGCCAAAAGAGGCTAGTGGGTCTTTATTGGCTATTGGTTGCACAGAACCTCAAGCTCCACCACAACTGCCACCGCTGCCACCTCCTGTGGAGCCTCTCCTGCTGCAGCAGAGCAAAGAGGTAACTCCTCCATCAAAACGGGGGCGTGGAAGGCCGAGAAGAGCAACTTCAGATAAATCTCCAGCTGCGATGGTACTCTCAGTACCTCCTGAAACTGGCAAAGTGGATGTGGAGTTACAGAAGGGAATAGAGTCTGGCTCCTCAAAAACATCTCCTCTTGATTCTTCTCCTGTTCCTAATTTAGAAGGTAATAGTGGAGCCACACCTCATTTAGGATCAAGGATTGCTCCCAGTGCTCAGCCAACCACTCCAGTTTCTGTTGCACTTAGCTCACAAATCACTACTGCTCCCCTTTCTGTGCCATTGCAATCAAGAGGTCGAGGACGGAAGGTTCAAGGTGCAGTTCAAACACCACGGCGCAGAGGAAAGAATCAAGTGGCTGTTTCACCCACCACTTCAAGTTCTGCTGTTCCTGATCCAAATATAAATGATCAATCACAGAATGTATCTGTCAATCCATCAGTAATTGCCATGGGTGGAACTGTTTCTAGTGCTCCCATGCCACAACATCCTACTAATtttcctgctgctgctgctgctgctgtagaGGGTATTAGTGCAGCCACTCATCATTCTGGGCCTGGGACTGCTTTGGATTCTCAACCAAACCCTCCCAACCCTTCTATCTCCCCTACCATTCAATCCATAGTTCCTAGTTCTTCAGTTCCTATGCAAGTCAAAGGGCAAAACCGAAAGACTCAAAGTGGCACTGAAACAACTCGACgcaaaggaaagaaagaggTGCCAGTATCACCTTCTGTTCCAGATGCTTCAGACAGTCAGCTTTCAAAATCCAATCCAACGTTGTCACAGGATAAATCTGGGGAATCAGGAAGTAAAGCTATTTTCATGGTTAGTAACCAACAGAATGATGCTCTGGACAGAGATGTTAACCAGGAGCAAGTGTCCCAAGAAGTTGGCCAGGATAAAAAAGCAACTGAGCTTTTGGATGATGTAGCCCAGCATAGGCAACCAGCCAGCACTCTTACAACGCATGATGGTATTACCAGATCTATGG CTTGTGCAGGATCTTCTGGACAAATACATGGTGTTGATATGCATGATGTAGCTTCTGTGACAAAGGAGGTTTCAGCAGTGAATAGCTCTTCAAAAGCTAAAGTACTTGAAGTTTCTGGGAGTGAAAGTGGAGTTATCCTGTCTACACCTCAATTAAGTAAGCGCTTTGCAGAGGTGGTCCAGAATCAAAGCTCAGAGGATAACCCTTCCCCAGTGGTTTATCCTGCAACTGAGTCATTACTCCATTCTGCCACTGTAGAAGGTGTTTGCAAAACTGTGCATCAGCTTGCTCCAAAGATTACTTCCAGCTCTCAGCCAATTTCATCTTATCCTTCTGTTACTCCAGTATTTCAATCTAACACTCCTGAAGCCATGCAAGTTAAAAGGCAAGGTCATAAAGCTCCTACCAGAGGGGAAGCACCTAGACGAAGAGGTAAGAAACAGGGTTCAATTTCACCTGCTGTGGATGCTACAATTGGTCAGGATCCCATTGTAAATCCTCAAATGCAAATGCAAAATAAGTCCAGAGATTCATTAGGGAGCAAGGTCATATCCTTGAGGAGTGCTCAAGGAAATGAACTCAAGGAGTTGAAGAATGTTGTTCAG GAAGCACATATTCCCAGTGGTTTAGTTGGTCAagatccaaaaagaaaagaagctagTGGGATTCTGGCTGTTGGCCGAATTCAGACTGCTGACGTAACTGATGTTGCTCGTGTGATGAAGGAGATTTTTTCTGAGACTTgctcttcaaaaaataaaattggtgaCTCTTCTACAGTTGAAGTTAGAAGTGCCCCTGTTTCAAGTAAGATGTCTGTGGAGGTGGCAAAAAACCAAAGCTCAGAGGGTAAAGCACTATCCGCTGTGTCAATTTTAGAAGCTACACTTCCAGTCATGGGGAGTTCAAATGATGATTCTAAACAGCCTGGGTCTGGAGATGGTGTCAAGATGGAAGGGGATCATACTCCTGCTTTGGGTAAGGCTCCTACTTCTGAAATCAATCCCTCTATGCTTGAAATCAAGACCAGTCATGGCCCTGTTGAAAAAATGAGAGAGTTGATACGGGCTTCCACTGAAAACCCAGTCATGGGAAGTAATATGGAAGTCAATCATTCAGTTCTTGATGCTGGTGACAGGGACAATATTACTTCTCAGAGACCTGCTCCTGAAGGTCTTcttggtgatggtggtgatcCTCCCATGGTTACCCTATCTGTTTCAGATGTAACAGAACACCCTAGGAGTGACTCTGGATACAGAACGCAGGCTTCAAAAGCATCTCCTAAGTTTTCTCCACATGTTAGCCTTGGCAATCGTACAATTTCCATTAAACCTGATTATACTGATTATTTTTCCTTAGGGACTGTTACTCCTGTTGCAGATCATTCAGATTCAAGAAATATCCTAAGTGTAGCTGATAGTGTATCTAGAAGCAGTAATAAGCCTTCTGTGAAAGAGTCCCTAGATTCTTCTCTTGAAATCAGAGATGATGAAGCTAAAACTCATATTCAATCGGGGGTTGATATAACCAAGGTTGAGGGTGAGGAGGTCTGCAAAATGCAAATTGATCCTGCTGTATcagag GCCTCTTCTCTTAAATATCTGTCTTCTTCCAACAAGATAGAGCCAAACAGTTCTGCAGCTGGAGCCAGTCATCGAAAGGATGCTTTTTCTCAGTTTGGTGGGATTGTGCTGCAAAATATTTCTCCACTCAGAGGAAATACCTATGGCCCATGTGAGAATGATCTTGTTGGAAGCTCAGTAGCAGTGGAGGAACCACACAAAACTGAAGCAGGTAACAAAGCAGAATATTCTCAGGTTGGTGCGTTTGTGCCAAAAGATTTGTCAGAAAACATGGTTCTACCCTCGTCCCCACTGGCAAGGGAGGAAGAAAAGGACAGTAGACCATTTGAGCAGGGTTTAGCTGGCAGCTCAATAGAACCAGAAACATCAAAGGGGTTTGAGGCTCAAATGGCCAGTAAAATGGATGTATCTAATGCTAATGTTATCATTCCAGAAATTAGACCAGAACACATGGTTCTACCCCAATCTTTCTTGGAAGCAGAAGAAAACATCAATGGCATTTTGGAGAATGATGCGGCTTGCTGTTTGGTGGTGCCAGAGGGAGCAAAGGGATCTGAAGTTGAAAATGATGATCAGATGGGCGCGCAGAAGGTGTCTGATAGTGTACAAGAAATTGTGGATCCCTTACCATCTTCTCTTGTAATAGAGGAAGATCAGGTTGAGGGCTCATCCGAGAAGGGTGCGCTTTGTTTCTCTGTAATAGTTCAAAATTCAGGAGGGTCAGAAGCTGAAGCAGGCAAGCAACTAGATGCATCTCATGCTGAGACTTTGGTACGAGAAAATGTATCAGAGAACATGGTTTCGCCAAGATCTTCTTTGGTATCAGAGGCACCAGTGGTTGAGGGCTCTTCTGAGCAGGATATATTTGGCTTCTCAGTAGTACTAGAGACATCTAAAGGGTCTGCTACTAATAATGAGGTTCAAGTAAATCCATCTCAGGTAGATGGAGTTGTGCCTGAAACTAAAACGGGCATATGGATGCAGGAATCTGAGATTGCAAGATCATCTGAGAAGCACCAAGATGACAGCTCAGTAGCCAAGCAATCAAAACCATCTGCAATTGAAGAGGGCAGTCAAATGATAGTATCTGAGGTTGGTGGAATTGTGCATGAAACTTCTTTGGAAAACAGTTGTGTGCCATCTGTCTCAGAAACAAAGGCAGAAAACGCTAATTGCTTATATGAGAAAAGTTCTCATTGCGTCTTGCTTGCTCTAGAGGAAGCAAAACAGTCTGAAACTGAAAGTAGCAACCAACTGGCTGTATCTGATTTTCCTATGACCGGGCCTGAAAATTCTTTGGAGAACATATGCCAGTCTTCATGTTCTCTAACAATGGAGGCGGATAAGATTGAGGGCTCGTCTAAGAAGAGTTCTTGTGACATCTCAGTAGCAATGGAGGAAtcaaaaaagtttgaaaaagaaaacgatgAATCTCATGTTGGTAGCAAGGAATGTGAAGAAAGTCAAGTTGTTGGTACCAGTTTCGAACACACACAGGTTGGTAGCATTGGACCAGAAGAAACATCTGGAAACACAGACAAATCCTCATATTCCTCAGAAATGCAGGAAGGTAAGATTGAGGGCTCATCTCAGAATATCCCAGAGGAATCAAATAGGTCGGAAGCTGAAACAGATGATCAAACTCAGTATGGTGGGATGGCTCTAGCCAACATGTCAGAAAATATCGAGGGCTCTTATTCCTCAGGGATGCAGGAAGACAAGATTAAGGGCTCTTCTTTGAATGTACCAGAGGAATCAAATAGGTTGGAAGCTGAAACAGATGATCAAACTCAATTTGGTGGGATGACTCTAGCTAAGATGTCAGAAAAGATTGAGGGCTCATCTCTGAATGTCCCAGAGGAATCAAATAGGTCGGAAGCTGAAATAGATGACCAAGCTCAATGTGGTGGGATGGCTCTAGCGAACATGCCAGAAAAGATAGAGAGCATATCTTTCTCAGGGATGCAGGAAGACAAGATTGAGGGCTCTTCTCTGAATGTCCCAGAGTCAAATAGGTTGGAAGCTGAAACAGATGATCGAACTCAATTTGGTGGGATGGCTCTAGCTAAGATGTCAGAAAAGATTGAGGGCTCATCTCTGAATGTCCCAGAGGAATCAAATAGGTCGGAAGCTGAAATAGATGACCAAGCTCAATGTGGTGGGATGGCTGTAGCGAACATGCCAGAAAAGATAGAGGGCTTATCTTCCTCAGGGATGCAGGAAGACAAGATTGAGGGCTCTTCTCTGAATTTTCCAGAGTCAAATAGGTTGGAAGCTGAAACAGAtgatcaaactcaattttgtggGATGGCTCTAGCTAAGATGTCAGAAAAGATTGAGGGCTCATGTCTAAATGTCTCAGAGGAATCTAAGAGGTCGGAAGCTGAAACAAATGACCAAGCTCAATGTGGTGGGATGGCTCAAGCTAACATGCCAGAAAAGATAGAGGACGTATCTTTCTCAGGGATGCAGGAAGACAAGATTGAGGGCTCATCTCAGAATGTCCCAGAGTCAAATAGGTCAGAAGCTGAAACAgataatcaaactcaatttggtGGGATGGCTCTAGCTAAGATGTTAGAAAAGATTGAGGGCTCATCTCTGAATGTCCAAGAGGAATCAAATAGGTCGGAAGCTGAAACAAATGACCAAGCTCAATGTGGTGGGATGGCTCTAGCGAACATGCCAGAAAAGATAGAGGACTTGTCTTCCTCAGGGATGCAGGAAGACAAGATTAAAGGCTCTTCTCTAAATGTCCCAGAGGAATCAAAAAGGCAGGAAGCTGAAACTGTAACTGATGATGAAACTCAGTGTGATGGGATGGCTCCAGCGAACATGTTGCCTTCATCTTCTCTCTTGGAGGAAAAGACTGACGTCTTATCAGAGAAAGATCCAGCTGAATAA